Proteins from a single region of Phycisphaerae bacterium:
- the rnc gene encoding ribonuclease III, with protein MSDSEALQALQEAIGYRFRDPKLLVCALTHASIANTRVNSNERLEFLGDAILGMAVCSYLYRRFPDYLEGEMTKVKSAVVSRRTCAQIARELGLTKCLYMGKGMTSRGQLPSSVAAAVYEALIAAVYIDSGSLDRACEFVLATIEKHLLRATASEHQRNFKSQLQQHAQQVLGATPNYELLDEKGPDHSKCFEVGVVIKGRRYGSAWGPSKKEAEQKAAYLALRELNAVEFLPEFEPEGSDR; from the coding sequence GTGAGCGACTCAGAAGCCCTGCAAGCTTTGCAGGAAGCCATTGGCTATAGGTTTCGAGATCCCAAGCTGTTGGTGTGTGCGCTGACGCACGCGTCGATCGCCAATACGCGAGTCAACAGCAACGAGCGGCTAGAGTTCTTGGGCGACGCCATTCTGGGCATGGCGGTCTGTAGCTATCTCTACAGACGGTTTCCCGACTATCTTGAAGGGGAGATGACCAAGGTCAAATCGGCGGTGGTCTCGCGTCGGACGTGCGCGCAGATTGCCCGGGAACTGGGGCTGACGAAATGCCTTTACATGGGCAAGGGGATGACCAGCAGGGGACAATTGCCGAGTTCGGTGGCGGCGGCAGTTTACGAAGCCCTGATCGCGGCGGTGTACATTGACAGTGGCAGTCTTGACCGGGCTTGCGAGTTTGTCCTGGCGACGATTGAGAAACATCTCTTGCGGGCAACTGCTTCGGAGCATCAGCGGAACTTCAAGTCGCAGCTTCAGCAGCATGCGCAGCAGGTTCTGGGAGCAACTCCGAACTACGAGCTGCTGGATGAGAAGGGTCCCGATCACAGCAAGTGCTTTGAGGTGGGCGTGGTGATCAAGGGGCGGCGCTACGGCAGCGCGTGGGGGCCATCCAAGAAAGAGGCGGAGCAGAAGGCCGCATATCTTGCGCTGCGTGAGCTAAACGCGGTGGAGTTTCTACCCGAGTTTGAACCCGAGGGCTCCGATCGCTGA